A single Tachypleus tridentatus isolate NWPU-2018 chromosome 9, ASM421037v1, whole genome shotgun sequence DNA region contains:
- the LOC143224932 gene encoding putative oxidoreductase ZK1290.5 isoform X2 yields the protein MLCNGVTTMGPQGSCNECVEQTGTEKLHIAEDIWRQQEVFGSTKVELRNGVIMPILGLGTSHSGGYSHQAVIHALKDCRYRLIDTAKRYGCEMFLGKALRDSGIPREDIFLTTKLWPRDYGAFATKQAFYGSMERLGVEYIDLFMMHWPECTSSCSNKWQILEETWRSLEILLDEGLCRSIGVSNYDIPDLEKQIDTCSVVPLVNQVEFHPYQNPKALFEYCKENKIQFHGYSPLAKGHILKEAPITQIAKHHNRTPAQVLIRWSIQNEVVTIPKSTNKRRVRENAQVFNFELSPEEMDLLNNLHDGRRIVDVSTLQSRIDSDLPDGYKLDFVSLVEEKSNYRNHS from the coding sequence ATGTTATGTAATGGAGTAACAACAATGGGCCCACAGGGAAGTTGTAATGAGTGTGTAGAACAGACTGGCACTGAAAAGCTTCATATTGCAGAAGATATTTGGAGGCAGCAAGAAGTATTTGGATCCACTAAGGTTGAACTGCGTAATGGGGTGATAATGCCAATTCTAGGTCTGGGAACATCTCACAGTGGGGGATACTCCCACCAAGCTGTAATCCATGCCTTAAAGGATTGTAGGTATCGCTTGATCGACACAGCTAAACGATATggatgtgaaatgtttttaggAAAAGCTCTTAGAGACAGTGGCATTCCACGAGAGGATATCTTTCTGACAACCAAGCTGTGGCCAAGAGACTATGGTGCCTTTGCAACAAAGCAAGCTTTTTATGGGTCTATGGAAAGGCTAGGAGTAGAGTATATTGACCTGTTCATGATGCACTGGCCAGAATGTACGTCTTCTTGTTCCAACAAGTGGCAAATTCTTGAAGAAACCTGGAGATCACTAGAAATCCTTCTTGATGAGGGTTTATGCCGTTCCATTGGTGTGAGTAACTATGATATTCCTGATCTGGAGAAGCAGATTGATACTTGTAGTGTAGTTCCCCTTGTTAACCAGGTAGAGTTCCATCCCTATCAGAATCCAAAAGCTTTATTTGAATATTGTAAGGAGAATAAAATCCAATTTCATGGTTACAGCCCCTTAGCAAAAGGTCATATTTTGAAAGAGGCTCCAATTACACAAATTGCCAAGCATCATAATCGAACCCCAGCTCAAGTTCTGATTCGTTGGTCGATCCAGAATGAGGTTGTGACTATTCCAAAGTCAACTAATAAACGTAGGGTGAGAGAGAATGCCCAAGTCTTCAATTTTGAACTTTCTCCAGAAGAAATGGACCTGCTGAATAACTTGCATGATGGACGACGTATTGTAGATGTCTCTACTCTTCAGAGTAGAATTGACTCGGATCTTCCAGATGGTTACAAACTTGACTTTGTATCTCTAGTGGAAGAAAAATCTAATTATCGAAACCACAGTTAA
- the LOC143224932 gene encoding putative oxidoreductase ZK1290.5 isoform X1 translates to MADRPVNASELKVCVGSSCCFSLTTICGSTTKNITKMLCNGVTTMGPQGSCNECVEQTGTEKLHIAEDIWRQQEVFGSTKVELRNGVIMPILGLGTSHSGGYSHQAVIHALKDCRYRLIDTAKRYGCEMFLGKALRDSGIPREDIFLTTKLWPRDYGAFATKQAFYGSMERLGVEYIDLFMMHWPECTSSCSNKWQILEETWRSLEILLDEGLCRSIGVSNYDIPDLEKQIDTCSVVPLVNQVEFHPYQNPKALFEYCKENKIQFHGYSPLAKGHILKEAPITQIAKHHNRTPAQVLIRWSIQNEVVTIPKSTNKRRVRENAQVFNFELSPEEMDLLNNLHDGRRIVDVSTLQSRIDSDLPDGYKLDFVSLVEEKSNYRNHS, encoded by the exons ATGGCGGACAGACCGGTGAACGCTTCGGAACTGAAAG tCTGTGTTGGTTCAAGTTGTTGCTTTTCCTTAACTACCATTTGTGGAtccacaacaaaaaatattaccaagATGTTATGTAATGGAGTAACAACAATGGGCCCACAGGGAAGTTGTAATGAGTGTGTAGAACAGACTGGCACTGAAAAGCTTCATATTGCAGAAGATATTTGGAGGCAGCAAGAAGTATTTGGATCCACTAAGGTTGAACTGCGTAATGGGGTGATAATGCCAATTCTAGGTCTGGGAACATCTCACAGTGGGGGATACTCCCACCAAGCTGTAATCCATGCCTTAAAGGATTGTAGGTATCGCTTGATCGACACAGCTAAACGATATggatgtgaaatgtttttaggAAAAGCTCTTAGAGACAGTGGCATTCCACGAGAGGATATCTTTCTGACAACCAAGCTGTGGCCAAGAGACTATGGTGCCTTTGCAACAAAGCAAGCTTTTTATGGGTCTATGGAAAGGCTAGGAGTAGAGTATATTGACCTGTTCATGATGCACTGGCCAGAATGTACGTCTTCTTGTTCCAACAAGTGGCAAATTCTTGAAGAAACCTGGAGATCACTAGAAATCCTTCTTGATGAGGGTTTATGCCGTTCCATTGGTGTGAGTAACTATGATATTCCTGATCTGGAGAAGCAGATTGATACTTGTAGTGTAGTTCCCCTTGTTAACCAGGTAGAGTTCCATCCCTATCAGAATCCAAAAGCTTTATTTGAATATTGTAAGGAGAATAAAATCCAATTTCATGGTTACAGCCCCTTAGCAAAAGGTCATATTTTGAAAGAGGCTCCAATTACACAAATTGCCAAGCATCATAATCGAACCCCAGCTCAAGTTCTGATTCGTTGGTCGATCCAGAATGAGGTTGTGACTATTCCAAAGTCAACTAATAAACGTAGGGTGAGAGAGAATGCCCAAGTCTTCAATTTTGAACTTTCTCCAGAAGAAATGGACCTGCTGAATAACTTGCATGATGGACGACGTATTGTAGATGTCTCTACTCTTCAGAGTAGAATTGACTCGGATCTTCCAGATGGTTACAAACTTGACTTTGTATCTCTAGTGGAAGAAAAATCTAATTATCGAAACCACAGTTAA